A portion of the Granulosicoccus antarcticus IMCC3135 genome contains these proteins:
- a CDS encoding EAL domain-containing protein: MFRCFDTQQMLQQIADAQLTTFVIKDLEHRFLLVDQALADSLGLSVEKMIGRHDLEVGIPERMVLGDSKLGFPGFWALDDEAVKAGCPLHEADSDLRKGSESMYSADTLRTPLRDKDGNITALLVQSRDVSDLIGLHQNLAENRATVELQDGHLSVLGDVLTSLMQNLDLDTLFDHIAETIVVHTRAQSAYIWMLNEAGCYMEAVAAVGPQKRACLGLQRPRGQGIAGKVWEDRKSVFMDKTTVGRYWLPDYIYEQQLCCVPLIVDDDVIGVMVLGSFSWDVSIRPEIALAEKIANIAAIAIKNAQLMASTQAELSRSRALSELGSSLSAISDPYADTDAVCRKLLDTIDINGAVFVVVNEHGTLESYVAWGKLSQEIKRLVLLPAEMVAETICAWCCQTGEEAFISRDQLDARESSRIHAMRDEMNYGSTSCMPVMSAGKVFGALSIVRERQRCDLNEREINVFRTVVNQLSAALERYDLHSALHHQANHDSLTKLPNRRQFEEELSSYLEPKSGNDAVGAVMFMDLDGFKLVNDTLGHGVGDELLKLVACRLSGCLRSEDLLARMGGDEFAVIIKGSQSLEYAVEISTRLSDSLSKPFLIDGSSLNVGTSMGICRFPEDGTNVDDLLRKADVAMYQAKNNGKGQILCFDQTLATKVLKRVQIEYQLRQAIAEEQFELFYQPKVNCQTGIVDGIEALIRWRHPDKGLIAPADFISVAEEAGLINAIGSWVLNEAVWQASQWSDTALGKLRIAVNIAASQFQLENFSSEVLDVLVHHGVPPDRLELEVTESIVMKNLDAVITRLQTLRTAGVRIAIDDFGTGYSSLKYLQDLPLDVLKIDRSFILRLQHEECRQSLVNTILLLASGLGLETVAEGVETLEQKEKLVTLGCSSIQGFYYSVPVLADALPGVVESINALVAPEPHQRAA, translated from the coding sequence GTGTTTCGATGCTTCGATACGCAGCAAATGCTGCAACAGATAGCAGATGCGCAGTTAACAACATTTGTCATCAAAGATCTCGAACATCGGTTTCTTCTGGTTGATCAGGCTCTGGCTGACTCGTTGGGCCTGTCGGTGGAAAAGATGATCGGTCGGCATGATCTGGAGGTCGGCATACCGGAGCGAATGGTGCTCGGCGATTCAAAGCTGGGTTTTCCGGGATTCTGGGCGCTCGATGACGAAGCCGTCAAGGCAGGTTGCCCTCTGCATGAAGCCGATAGCGACTTGCGAAAGGGTTCTGAATCGATGTATTCGGCGGATACGCTGAGAACACCCCTGAGAGACAAGGATGGGAATATCACAGCCTTGCTGGTTCAGTCCCGCGACGTCAGTGATCTGATCGGCTTGCACCAGAACCTGGCAGAGAATCGCGCGACAGTCGAGCTGCAGGATGGGCATCTTTCAGTGTTGGGTGATGTGCTCACGTCTTTGATGCAGAATCTGGATCTTGACACCTTGTTTGATCATATTGCCGAAACGATCGTGGTGCATACCCGGGCTCAGAGTGCGTACATCTGGATGTTGAACGAGGCGGGTTGCTATATGGAAGCCGTGGCGGCTGTCGGTCCACAGAAGCGGGCTTGCCTTGGTTTGCAACGACCCAGAGGGCAGGGAATTGCCGGCAAGGTGTGGGAAGATCGCAAGAGTGTGTTCATGGATAAAACCACGGTTGGCAGGTACTGGCTTCCCGATTATATTTATGAGCAGCAGCTTTGTTGCGTACCACTGATTGTGGATGATGATGTGATTGGCGTGATGGTGCTAGGCTCTTTTTCATGGGACGTCAGTATCAGGCCTGAAATCGCGTTGGCTGAAAAAATAGCCAATATAGCGGCAATTGCCATCAAGAATGCTCAACTGATGGCATCGACTCAAGCCGAACTATCTCGATCACGTGCTCTGAGCGAGCTTGGCAGTTCCTTGTCTGCAATCTCAGATCCCTATGCGGATACCGATGCTGTTTGTCGTAAGTTATTGGATACGATTGATATCAATGGCGCGGTTTTTGTTGTCGTCAATGAACACGGAACACTGGAATCGTATGTTGCCTGGGGCAAGTTGAGTCAGGAGATAAAGCGTCTTGTTTTGCTGCCTGCCGAGATGGTGGCCGAAACAATCTGCGCCTGGTGTTGCCAGACTGGCGAAGAGGCCTTTATCTCTCGAGACCAGCTCGATGCTCGCGAGTCCTCCAGAATACATGCCATGCGCGACGAGATGAATTATGGCAGTACCTCGTGCATGCCTGTCATGTCTGCCGGCAAGGTATTCGGTGCTCTGTCCATTGTCAGAGAGCGCCAAAGGTGCGATCTCAATGAAAGAGAGATCAATGTATTCCGCACCGTGGTCAACCAGTTGTCGGCGGCACTGGAGCGTTATGATCTTCATTCGGCTTTGCACCACCAGGCCAATCACGACAGTCTGACCAAGCTGCCCAACCGGCGTCAGTTCGAGGAGGAGCTGAGCTCATACCTTGAGCCGAAGAGCGGCAATGATGCCGTGGGTGCTGTGATGTTCATGGACCTGGATGGCTTCAAACTGGTCAACGATACGTTAGGGCATGGCGTAGGCGACGAGCTGCTGAAGCTGGTTGCATGCCGATTGAGCGGCTGTCTGAGGTCAGAGGATTTGCTCGCCCGCATGGGAGGCGACGAATTTGCCGTCATCATCAAGGGTAGTCAATCGCTAGAGTATGCAGTAGAGATCTCGACTCGCTTGTCAGACTCTCTGTCCAAACCCTTTCTCATTGACGGTTCGAGCCTGAATGTGGGTACCAGTATGGGTATCTGCCGGTTTCCTGAAGATGGTACTAATGTCGATGATTTGTTGCGCAAGGCGGATGTGGCCATGTATCAGGCGAAGAACAATGGCAAAGGGCAGATCCTGTGTTTTGATCAGACGCTTGCGACCAAGGTGTTAAAAAGAGTCCAGATCGAATATCAGTTGCGCCAGGCCATCGCCGAGGAGCAATTCGAACTGTTCTATCAGCCGAAGGTCAACTGCCAGACGGGCATTGTCGATGGTATTGAGGCGCTGATACGCTGGCGGCACCCGGATAAAGGTCTGATCGCACCCGCTGATTTCATCTCGGTTGCCGAGGAGGCAGGTTTGATCAATGCCATCGGTAGCTGGGTATTGAACGAAGCTGTCTGGCAAGCCTCACAATGGAGCGACACCGCTCTTGGCAAGCTGCGTATTGCCGTTAATATTGCAGCCTCGCAGTTCCAGCTTGAGAACTTCAGTAGCGAGGTTCTGGATGTACTGGTGCATCACGGAGTGCCACCTGACAGGCTCGAGCTGGAGGTGACGGAGAGTATCGTCATGAAGAATCTTGATGCGGTCATCACGCGCCTGCAAACCTTGCGGACGGCAGGTGTGCGTATTGCAATTGATGACTTCGGTACCGGTTATTCGTCGTTGAAGTATTTGCAGGACTTGCCACTGGATGTGCTCAAGATCGACCGCAGTTTCATCTTGCGTCTGCAGCATGAGGAGTGCCGGCAATCTCTGGTAAACACGATACTGCTGCTGGCATCGGGTCTGGGGCTGGAAACGGTGGCCGAAGGCGTAGAGACGTTGGAGCAGAAAGAAAAACTGGTCACATTGGGGTGCAGTAGCATCCAGGGATTCTATTATTCGGTGCCGGTACTCGCTGATGCCTTGCCCGGTGTTGTTGAATCCATCAATGCACTAGTCGCTCCGGAGCCACACCAGCGAGCAGCCTGA
- a CDS encoding DHA2 family efflux MFS transporter permease subunit, translating to MAAPQASIKPLTGGTLVLGTIVLSLATFMNVLDTSIANVSIPAIAGDLGVSPTQGTWVITSFAVANAISVPLTGWLTQRFGQVRLFVSSILLFTLASALCGMASSIEMLILFRILQGVVAGPMIPLSQTLLLSSYPKAKAGMALGMWAITTLVAPVCGPLLGGWITDNMSWPWIFYINIPVGLLAAGITWAIYRHRETPTRRLPIDTIGLALLVIWVGSMQVMLDLGKELDWFASSQIVMLALVAVVGFIAFVIWELTEEHPVVDLRLFAGRNFWVGTVAISLGYGAFFGSIVVLPLWLQQWMGYTATWAGMVTAPVGILAIVATPFVGANIARLDARKVVTVSFLVFALSMWMRSQFSTDTTPQTILIPIVIQGLALATFFIPLVTITLSGLPPEKLPAASGLSNFVRITAGAVGTSVSTTAWEHRAALHHAQLTEHLSGSNQVLTETLGQMSAKGLSDVQSLSLIDRLVSQQAFTMSIDDIFLATAVLFILMIPLVWLSHRIRRSDDEDGADDGAAASAAH from the coding sequence ATGGCAGCACCACAAGCCAGCATTAAACCACTGACAGGCGGAACGCTGGTTCTTGGAACCATCGTCCTGTCACTGGCGACCTTCATGAACGTACTGGACACATCCATTGCCAATGTGTCGATACCGGCAATAGCTGGAGATCTGGGTGTCAGCCCGACTCAGGGGACCTGGGTCATTACCTCGTTCGCTGTGGCTAATGCCATCTCGGTACCGCTGACAGGCTGGCTGACGCAACGCTTTGGTCAGGTACGCCTGTTTGTGTCCAGTATTCTGTTATTCACGCTGGCTTCAGCGCTGTGTGGCATGGCATCGAGTATCGAAATGCTGATCTTGTTTAGAATACTGCAGGGGGTTGTTGCAGGTCCGATGATTCCCTTGTCCCAAACTCTGTTGTTGTCCAGTTATCCGAAAGCCAAGGCTGGCATGGCATTGGGAATGTGGGCTATCACAACGCTGGTGGCTCCGGTGTGTGGTCCGCTGCTGGGTGGCTGGATAACAGACAATATGTCATGGCCCTGGATTTTCTACATCAATATCCCTGTCGGTCTGCTGGCGGCGGGCATAACCTGGGCAATCTATCGGCACCGGGAGACTCCTACTCGTCGATTACCGATCGACACCATCGGTCTTGCCTTGCTGGTTATCTGGGTCGGTTCCATGCAGGTGATGCTGGATCTGGGCAAGGAGCTGGACTGGTTTGCCTCCTCACAGATAGTGATGCTGGCACTGGTGGCTGTGGTCGGATTTATTGCTTTTGTCATCTGGGAGTTAACGGAGGAGCATCCGGTGGTTGATCTGCGACTGTTTGCGGGGCGTAATTTCTGGGTAGGTACGGTGGCTATCTCCTTGGGGTACGGTGCATTCTTTGGATCGATCGTCGTTCTGCCTTTGTGGTTGCAGCAGTGGATGGGCTATACAGCAACCTGGGCGGGTATGGTCACGGCTCCCGTGGGCATACTGGCCATTGTTGCTACCCCTTTTGTGGGGGCCAACATTGCACGTCTGGATGCACGCAAGGTTGTCACGGTCTCCTTTCTTGTTTTTGCACTGTCCATGTGGATGCGCTCACAGTTCAGTACAGACACCACGCCGCAGACCATTCTGATACCCATCGTGATTCAGGGGCTGGCGCTGGCAACCTTCTTTATCCCGCTGGTGACCATCACCTTGTCAGGCTTGCCGCCGGAGAAACTCCCGGCGGCATCGGGACTATCGAATTTTGTACGAATCACGGCGGGGGCCGTTGGCACCTCAGTCAGTACCACAGCCTGGGAGCATCGGGCGGCATTGCATCATGCCCAATTGACTGAACATCTGAGCGGGAGTAACCAGGTATTGACTGAGACGCTTGGGCAAATGAGCGCCAAGGGCTTGAGTGATGTGCAGAGTCTGTCTCTGATAGATCGACTTGTCAGTCAGCAGGCGTTCACGATGAGCATTGACGATATTTTTCTGGCCACCGCCGTTCTGTTCATATTGATGATACCGCTTGTCTGGCTCTCTCATCGTATCCGGCGTTCTGATGATGAGGACGGCGCAGATGACGGGGCCGCTGCTAGTGCCGCACATTGA
- a CDS encoding HlyD family efflux transporter periplasmic adaptor subunit, translated as MNQTESAPDHSENDTSSRADSQRKRKHGLGILLGVVVLGAAGYSVWHHFGASASEETDNAYVQGPIVQVTPQLPGTVVEIAAQDTDFVAADQVLVRLDPVDAQLALEQAEADLAQTVREVSTLYGNNAMLSAQIESREADLARATSQADQYRGDLSRRMGLAKSGAISSEELKHTQAQLDVAESSTQAAKAALAAAREQLTTSLLLTANTTPAKHPKVKRAAAQMRNAMLALERTEIRAPVDGYVAQRRVQLGQRVLTGSSLMSVIPLQDVWVDANFKESQLADMRIGQSVELVADIYGDDVVYKGTVQGLGAGTGAAFALLPAQNATGNWIKVVQRVPVRISLDGGELEEHPLRIGLSLTATVHTDDTSGSRLSGIASTDTPEMLTTAAKVAAASDKDEALIQSIIEQNISDIPTLPVSENSTN; from the coding sequence ATGAACCAGACAGAATCAGCGCCTGATCATTCAGAAAACGACACAAGCTCCAGAGCAGACAGTCAACGTAAACGCAAGCATGGACTCGGCATTTTGCTGGGTGTTGTCGTGCTGGGGGCCGCTGGCTATAGCGTATGGCATCACTTTGGAGCCAGCGCATCCGAAGAGACCGACAATGCCTATGTGCAAGGGCCTATAGTCCAGGTGACGCCGCAACTCCCGGGTACTGTGGTGGAAATTGCTGCGCAGGACACCGACTTTGTGGCAGCCGATCAGGTGCTGGTACGACTTGATCCGGTTGATGCACAGCTGGCTCTGGAGCAGGCAGAGGCTGACCTGGCACAGACCGTTCGCGAAGTCAGTACGCTCTATGGAAACAATGCCATGTTGAGCGCTCAGATCGAATCGCGAGAAGCAGACCTTGCTCGGGCGACATCACAAGCTGATCAATATCGTGGTGATTTGTCACGTCGAATGGGGTTGGCTAAATCCGGTGCTATCTCCAGCGAAGAGCTCAAGCATACGCAGGCGCAACTCGATGTGGCTGAGAGCTCTACCCAGGCAGCCAAAGCGGCCCTGGCGGCAGCCCGCGAACAGCTGACCACCAGTTTGCTGCTGACGGCTAATACAACTCCTGCTAAGCATCCGAAAGTCAAACGCGCTGCGGCTCAGATGCGCAACGCCATGCTGGCATTGGAACGCACCGAGATTCGTGCGCCGGTGGATGGTTATGTTGCACAGCGTCGGGTTCAGTTGGGGCAGCGAGTGCTAACGGGAAGCTCACTCATGTCAGTCATCCCTTTGCAGGATGTCTGGGTTGATGCGAATTTCAAGGAAAGCCAACTGGCTGATATGCGTATCGGACAAAGTGTCGAGCTGGTAGCCGATATCTATGGTGATGATGTCGTCTACAAGGGAACGGTTCAGGGGCTGGGAGCGGGTACTGGAGCTGCATTTGCATTGCTGCCGGCGCAGAACGCCACAGGCAACTGGATCAAGGTGGTTCAGCGGGTGCCGGTTCGTATAAGTCTGGATGGAGGCGAGCTTGAGGAGCATCCTTTGCGTATTGGCCTGTCTTTGACGGCAACGGTTCATACCGACGACACCAGTGGCAGTCGGCTCTCAGGTATTGCCAGCACTGACACTCCTGAGATGCTGACAACGGCTGCGAAAGTTGCGGCTGCAAGTGACAAGGATGAGGCGCTTATTCAGAGCATTATCGAACAGAATATTTCAGACATACCGACGCTTCCTGTATCTGAAAATTCAACGAACTGA
- a CDS encoding MarR family winged helix-turn-helix transcriptional regulator: protein MSHDTDQTPEEQVAPFYTPENFVPDEAIAYLMRRIINSIQSQIEQSMEPYDLTAMQWLPLFILDNGTASTSAELARRMQVDTGAVTRMVDRMEHKGLIRRVRSVEDRRVVNLEVTAAGRESARVIPEALCTVLNDHIRGFTSEEVVTLTGFLHRILLNGEAGSGGSS, encoded by the coding sequence ATGTCACACGATACGGATCAGACGCCAGAAGAGCAGGTAGCACCCTTTTATACGCCTGAGAACTTTGTGCCTGATGAGGCCATTGCGTATCTGATGCGCCGAATCATCAACTCCATACAATCGCAGATTGAACAATCCATGGAGCCTTACGACCTGACGGCCATGCAGTGGCTGCCTCTGTTCATTCTTGACAATGGCACCGCCAGCACCTCGGCAGAACTTGCCCGGCGCATGCAGGTGGATACCGGTGCCGTGACGCGAATGGTGGATCGCATGGAGCACAAAGGCCTGATCAGACGAGTTCGCAGTGTCGAGGACCGGCGTGTGGTGAATCTGGAGGTCACCGCGGCTGGGCGTGAATCGGCCCGTGTTATTCCCGAAGCACTGTGTACTGTGCTCAACGATCATATCCGCGGCTTCACTTCGGAAGAAGTGGTGACGCTCACCGGTTTTCTGCATCGTATTCTGCTGAACGGTGAAGCCGGAAGCGGTGGCAGCTCCTAG